AATGCCAATACAACTTTTCATGGGCAGCAATTTTTGCGGTGGACAGGCGGCGAAGCCGCCGCAGGCCTAGCGATGTGGAGCAGTGGCCGTTAGGCCAGACCGAAGCCCAAAGGGCTGAAGGGCCGAGCGAATAGCGAGCTGCGAAACGTAGCGCCTGCCGAAGGCAGGAGGCCCCAAATAAAAAGGCATCTAGCCTAAGCCAAATGCCTTTATCTCTTAATCGACAATCATGGTATTTTTATCCAATTCTTGTTGACGAATATTTTCGGGTAGTTCTAAATACTCATATTCCTGATTGCGCAATTGCGGACGGAAACCCGCCTCGCGGATGGCGTCTTGAATCCCTTGGGCCGTAAATCGGAAGGCAGCACCAGCGGCAGAAACCACATTTTCCTCAATCATGATGCTTCCAAAATCGTTGGCGCCAGCATGTAGGCAAGCCTGGGCCACCTGTTTGCCAACGGTCAGCCAAGAGGCCTGAATATTGGTCACATTGGGCAACATAATGCGGCTGAGGGCAATCATGCGGATATATTCATCGCCGCTCACATCTCGGCGTTTGATTTTCAGGCGAGACAAAATGGTGTCTTCATCCATAAATGGCCAAGGAATAAAGGCCAAAAAGCCCTTGGCATCCTTGGGTTTTTCGTTTTGCACCTCTCTCAACCAAACCAAATGCTCCATGCGCTCATAATTGGTCTCGATATGGCCAAACATCATGGTGGCGCTGGTCGTCAGATGCAATTGATGCGCAGCCCGCATCACATCTAGCCACTCTTGGCCCCCGCATTTTCCGCGAGAAATACGGCGACGCACCCGATCATTGAGAATTTCGGCACCCGCCCCAGGCAAAGAATCTAGGCCCGCTTCTTTGAGGCGGCTGAGCACTTCTGTATGCGAAAGCTGATCAATTTTGGCGATATGCGCGATTTCGGGTGGGCCCAAAGCATGCAATTTGAGCGTAGGATAAAGCGATTTGAGCTCCTTAAACAGATCACAATAGTAATCAATGCCCAAATCGGGATGGTGTCCACCTTGCAAAAGCAACTGCTGGCCGCCATACTCCATCAACTCATCAATTTTGCGCTTGTAAGTGTCTATAGAGGTAATATATGACTCCTCATGGCCAGGGCGGCGGAAGAAATTACAGAACTTACAGTTGGCAATACAGACGTTGGTGGTGTTCGAGTTGCGGTCGATAATCCAAGTCACCACATCATTAGGGACATGATGTTGGCGCAGGCGGTTGCCCACATACATCAACTCGGCGGTGCTTGCCTCTTCGAGCAAAAAAACACCCTCCTCAATACTGAGCTCTTCTAGTTGCAGGGCTCTATGCAATAAATCGCTTACATTCATAGCTTTTTGTTTCCAGATTCTCTCTTTTAACAGCCCTTTGGGCCTATGGTTGCCTCAAAGATACAACTTTTTTCATCTGTTATTGAAAGTAGGCATATTTTGGGGCTTCCCCTGCGGCCTTCGGCCTTGGGTCGGGCTGTGTCGCAGCTCGCAGGCTTGCTCGGCCCTGCAGCGCTTCGCGCTTTGGTCTGGCCCTTCGGGCCACTGCTATCCATCCCTAAGCCAAGTCGCTT
This genomic interval from Saprospira grandis contains the following:
- the mqnC gene encoding cyclic dehypoxanthinyl futalosine synthase: MNVSDLLHRALQLEELSIEEGVFLLEEASTAELMYVGNRLRQHHVPNDVVTWIIDRNSNTTNVCIANCKFCNFFRRPGHEESYITSIDTYKRKIDELMEYGGQQLLLQGGHHPDLGIDYYCDLFKELKSLYPTLKLHALGPPEIAHIAKIDQLSHTEVLSRLKEAGLDSLPGAGAEILNDRVRRRISRGKCGGQEWLDVMRAAHQLHLTTSATMMFGHIETNYERMEHLVWLREVQNEKPKDAKGFLAFIPWPFMDEDTILSRLKIKRRDVSGDEYIRMIALSRIMLPNVTNIQASWLTVGKQVAQACLHAGANDFGSIMIEENVVSAAGAAFRFTAQGIQDAIREAGFRPQLRNQEYEYLELPENIRQQELDKNTMIVD